The window TCGATCAATCCGGCAAACAGATAGTATTTTCCGATGAAGCCGGCCGTCGGCGGAATGCCGGTAAGACTCAGCAGGAAGATGGTCATCATCACGGCCATGGCCGGATGTCGGTGGATCAGCCCATTGAAGTTATCAACGAGTTCGCCCGGAATGTCAGCGCGTCGCTGTGCGATGATCACGCCCCACGCGCCCAGATTCATGAAGACATAAACGAGCAGGTAGATGACCAAGCCTGTATAGCCAGTTCGATTGCCGGCAATGAGGCCCAGCAGCAAGTAACCGGCGTGTGAGATTGAGGAGTAGGCCATCAGCCGCTTGGCATTGGTTTGTGTGAGCGCCGCCAAGTTGCCCCACGTCATGGTGAGGGCAGAAATGACCACTAGCAAGCCAATCCAGCCAGGAGTGCCTCCGGTAAGGTCGCCACGCAGCCCGCCAAGGCCATCATGGAAAATCCGCGCGAAGATAGCAAACGTCGCTGCCTTCGGCCCGACCGACATGAATGCCGTGACAGAGCTGGGAGCGCCTTCGTAGGCGTCAGGGCACCACATGTGAAACGGCACAGCCGCAATCTTGAACAACAATCCGGCAGCGATGAAGATCATGCCGGCTGTCGCCACGAATCCGCTCAGCAATTCGGCAGGCAATTTGCTAATGGCCGCTGCGATCTTTTCCAGGTTGGTTTCACCGGTCAGGCCATAGATTAACGACATGCCGTAGAGAAAGACGCCGGAGGAGAAGATGCCCAACAGGAAGTACTTCATCGCTGCTTCATTGGAACGCCGGTCGCTCTTGAAGTAGGCGACTAACACATAAGTGGTCACGGCCATCAATTCAAAGCTGATGAAGATCGTGAGCAGGCTGGTACTGGATGCCATCAGCATCATGCCAGAGGTGGCGAATAAGACCAGCGCATAGTATTCGCCGCGCTGCTCCCGTTCGACATCAAGGAACTTGATTGACAAGGCCACGGTGAAGAGCGCGACCAGCAGGAAGATTGCCTTAAACACCAGCGAGAACTCGTCCACAACATAGGTGTCGTAGAATCCCGGCACGGCCGAGCCGGTGGTTCTCAGAAGCCGGAACAGTTGAATCAATGAGACGGCGCCGGCCAGCAGTCCGGCCAAGCTCACATAAGCAGACCATCGCCGTTGCCGCTCCGTCAGCCAGAGTTCCAGCACCAGCAGAAAGCAGGCCACAGCGATGATAATCATTTCTGGCATCAGCAGCGTGATGGCTTGTTCGACCAACGCTCGCCAATCAGGCCCTGTCGTGAGCATCAACAACAATGGCGTCATCATAGGTCTCTTCTCACCGAGCGGATTGCAGATGGCGGATTGCAGACGTGAAGAAGCATCTGACGCACTGGTTGAACAGGACACCAGATACTGGATTCTGGAGTTGCAAAAATTTTTTGACCCTCAGTCCGCAATCCGCCATCTGCAATCGTCCTCATTTTTGAGCCTGCACCGGCAGACTGCTTGCGGCATAACCGGGCTGAACCTGTTGCACAATCGTTTGCACCGGTTTGCCGAAGTAGCTCAAAAACGGCTTGGGATAAATCCCGATCCAGAACGCGAGGATAATCAGCGGCATGAAATAGGCCCATTCACGCGCATACAGATCGGGCAAATTCTTATTCTTCTCGTTAGTGACCGGCCCATACATCGTTCGTTGATACAACCAGAGCATATAAGCCGCGCCGAGCACGATGCCAGAAGCAGCAAATGCTGCCCAAATCTTGTTAGCTTCAAAGACGCCGCGCAGGATCAGGAATTCGCCGATGAACCCATTGAGCATCGGCAAGCCAATCGAAGACATCGTCATGATCATGAAGACAGCAGCAAAGCCCGGCATCACGTGGCTCAGACCGCCATAATCGCTGATCATGCGTGTGTGCCGCCGCTCGTAAACGACGCCGACGAGCAAGAACAATGCCCCGGTCGAGATGCCATGATTGATCATCTGCAAGACTGCGCCGTTCAAGCCATTTTCGTTGAGCGCAAAGATGCCCAGCATGATCATGCCCATGTGACTGACCGATGAATAGGCGACCAGCCGCTTCCAATCCTTTTGCGCCATCGCCACCAACGCGCCGTAGACGATACCGATGATAGACAGCCAAACCATCGCCATGAGGATGGACGGGTGTTTGGTGGCATCAGGAAACATCGGCAGGTTGAAGCGAACGAATCCGTAGGTTCCCAGTTTCAGCAAAATTCCAGCCAGCACGACCGATCCAGCCGTCGGCGCTTCCGTATGCGCGTCAGGTAGCCAAGTGTGAAACGGGAACATCGGCACTTTGATGGCAAAGCTGATGAAGAAGCCGAGGAATAACCAGATTTGCAAGCCGAGCGGGATGATGCTCTGGCCGTCCAGTCGCGCCGTCCCCAGCGCTTGCAGCGCCATGATGTTAAACGTGCCACGACCGTTGGCTGCCAGATCAATGCCGTGACGCATCATTTCGAGCATCGGGCCGTTGGAGCCGGCGATCATCTCTGCTGCCCGCGTCACTGCCTCGCGCACTTGGTTGGCTTGCGAGCCGGTCATGTATTCCGGGAAGATGAAGTAGAGCTTCAAAATGGCCAGCAACATGACAACCGATCCCAGCAGCGTGTAGAGGAAGAATTTGATCGCCGCGTACAACCGGTTCTCACTGCCCCACACGCCGATGACGAAGTACATCGGCACGAGCATCACTTCCCAGAAGACGTAAAACAGAAACAAATCCATCGAAACGAACACGCCGATGATGCCCGTTTGCAGCAGCAGCATGACCACGTAGTATTCTTTGACTCGCTCCTGAATGTAGTCCCACGAACAGTAGATGGCGATCACGCCGGTCAGCGCCGCCAGTATCACCAGCATAATGGCGATGCCGTCCACGCCCATTTGGTAACGCGCGCCGATTTGTGGAATCCAGTTGTAATCCTCGATGAACTGAATGCCGCCCATCTGACGGTCGTACCGCAGCAACCAGAGCGAAGGCAGGAAGCATACGACTGCCCAGAGATTGGCAAATAAGCGAATCCCGCGTTTGTTCTCGCGGTTAAAAAACAGCAGGACGATAGCTCCTACGACCGGTAACCAGGTCACGATGCTGAGAATGTTTGGCATGGAACTCTAACTCCCCCAGAAGAAATAGGCCGCCGTTGCGATCAGCAGGCCAGCGACAATGACCAGCGCGTAGTTCTGTGCCAGTCCCGTTTGGGCCGCGCGAAACACCACCGAGAAAATTCGCATGAAGAAGCCAAGAGCATTAACAAGTAGGTCTACGACATACGTGTCAAACCAGCCACTAACGGCGCTGGACATGCGCGTGAACCACGCTGATCCGTTGACGCCCCCATCCACAACGCTCACATCGGTTTTCCATAAGAGTTTGCTTGAGCCAAGCGTGACGCTACGCACAAAGACGGCTTCATAGAAATCATCTACCCACAGCTTGTTTACACTGGCCGCATAGAGAGGTTTGAGTGATTCGACCAGCGCTTCTTGTTGCTGTCGGCGATGAATGTACAACGTATAGGCCATGTACATGACACCAGCCGCCGCCAGGACCGACACTGCCATCAGCACATATTCCATCGGATCGTGGCCATGAGTGGCCGCGTGCACAGCGCCGTGTGTGGCATTTGCCTTGTAGATGATGGGGTCCAACCAATGTTCAAACCGATTGCTGCCGCCCAGCGCCGCTGGCACGCCAAGGAAGCCGGCCAACGCCGAGCCGGCTGCCAGAATGATCAGCGGAATGGTCATCACACGCGGCGATTCGGTTGGCGGACCGTGATGCTGGTCGTGTTCACCGCTCAGGCCATGATGATGATGCCCTGCGGCAGTGGCAAATCGAGGCTCGCCCCAGAACGTCATAGCCATCAGCCGGGTCATGTAAAATGCCGTCATCATTGCTCCGATCAAGGCAAACAACCACAACACGGGCCCGCCAGGAATCGCGTGAGTCGAATAGGTGCGCCAGAGGATTTCGTCTTTGCTGAAGAAGCCGGCAAACGGAATGATGCCACAGATGGCCAGCCAGCCGATGAGGAAGGTTTTATAGGTCGTCGGCATGTACTTGGCCAGGCCGCCCATCTGGCGCATATCTTGCTGGTGATGCAACGCCACGATCACGCTGCCGGCTCCCAGAAACATCAGCGCCTTGAAGAAGGCATGGGTGAACACATGGAAGATGCCCGCCGTGAAAGCGCCGACGCCACAGCCCAGAAACATGTAACCAAGTTGTGAGATGGTCGAGTAGGCCAAAACTTTCTTGATGTCATTTTGGGCAAAGGCAATGAACGCCGCCAGCAACGCTGTGGCCAGTCCGATCACGGCGACGATGAACATCATCGTCGGCGACTTCTGAAAGATGACATTGGTGCGAGCCACCATGTAAACGCCTGCTGTGACCATTGTGGCCGCGTGAATCAACGCAGAAACCGGCGTCGGGCCAGCCATCGCGTCCGGCAACCAGACATAGAGCGGAATCTGAGCGCTCTTGCCCGTCGCGCCAATGAACAAACCAAGCGCCAGCCACGATGCAAGCCCCCAGCCCCACATCTGCTCCATGGGCAGGTACGCGTCGTCAGCGGCTTTCTGGAAAACTTCGGAAAATTGCCACGTGCCGAACAGCGAGAAAATGCCAAACATGGCTAACATGAAGCCAAAATCGCCAATGCGATTAACGATGAACGCCTTGGTGCTGGCGTACTGGGCATCGTCCCGCGCGAAGAAATATCCGATCAGCAAGTAAGAACACAGCCCGACGCCTTCCCACCCGACAAACATCATCACGAAATTAGAGCCCATCACCAGCGTCAGCATCATGAACATGAAGAGATTCAGTTCGGCGAAAAACCGGTAGTACCCGCCATCCCCGCGCATGTA is drawn from Blastocatellia bacterium and contains these coding sequences:
- a CDS encoding NADH-quinone oxidoreductase subunit M yields the protein MPNILSIVTWLPVVGAIVLLFFNRENKRGIRLFANLWAVVCFLPSLWLLRYDRQMGGIQFIEDYNWIPQIGARYQMGVDGIAIMLVILAALTGVIAIYCSWDYIQERVKEYYVVMLLLQTGIIGVFVSMDLFLFYVFWEVMLVPMYFVIGVWGSENRLYAAIKFFLYTLLGSVVMLLAILKLYFIFPEYMTGSQANQVREAVTRAAEMIAGSNGPMLEMMRHGIDLAANGRGTFNIMALQALGTARLDGQSIIPLGLQIWLFLGFFISFAIKVPMFPFHTWLPDAHTEAPTAGSVVLAGILLKLGTYGFVRFNLPMFPDATKHPSILMAMVWLSIIGIVYGALVAMAQKDWKRLVAYSSVSHMGMIMLGIFALNENGLNGAVLQMINHGISTGALFLLVGVVYERRHTRMISDYGGLSHVMPGFAAVFMIMTMSSIGLPMLNGFIGEFLILRGVFEANKIWAAFAASGIVLGAAYMLWLYQRTMYGPVTNEKNKNLPDLYAREWAYFMPLIILAFWIGIYPKPFLSYFGKPVQTIVQQVQPGYAASSLPVQAQK
- the nuoL gene encoding NADH-quinone oxidoreductase subunit L, with amino-acid sequence MLRLVWLIPTLPLISSFLLFVLGRRWKLSESAVSLIACGSVLLSLIITLGVIWDYATSGRAETGQPYISSEAGGFPHSFTWMLGGQGQITYGPEAGQPAPLYVEWSYQVDPLSCVMMFIVTFVGFLIHVFAVGYMRGDGGYYRFFAELNLFMFMMLTLVMGSNFVMMFVGWEGVGLCSYLLIGYFFARDDAQYASTKAFIVNRIGDFGFMLAMFGIFSLFGTWQFSEVFQKAADDAYLPMEQMWGWGLASWLALGLFIGATGKSAQIPLYVWLPDAMAGPTPVSALIHAATMVTAGVYMVARTNVIFQKSPTMMFIVAVIGLATALLAAFIAFAQNDIKKVLAYSTISQLGYMFLGCGVGAFTAGIFHVFTHAFFKALMFLGAGSVIVALHHQQDMRQMGGLAKYMPTTYKTFLIGWLAICGIIPFAGFFSKDEILWRTYSTHAIPGGPVLWLFALIGAMMTAFYMTRLMAMTFWGEPRFATAAGHHHHGLSGEHDQHHGPPTESPRVMTIPLIILAAGSALAGFLGVPAALGGSNRFEHWLDPIIYKANATHGAVHAATHGHDPMEYVLMAVSVLAAAGVMYMAYTLYIHRRQQQEALVESLKPLYAASVNKLWVDDFYEAVFVRSVTLGSSKLLWKTDVSVVDGGVNGSAWFTRMSSAVSGWFDTYVVDLLVNALGFFMRIFSVVFRAAQTGLAQNYALVIVAGLLIATAAYFFWGS
- a CDS encoding NADH-quinone oxidoreductase subunit N codes for the protein MMTPLLLMLTTGPDWRALVEQAITLLMPEMIIIAVACFLLVLELWLTERQRRWSAYVSLAGLLAGAVSLIQLFRLLRTTGSAVPGFYDTYVVDEFSLVFKAIFLLVALFTVALSIKFLDVEREQRGEYYALVLFATSGMMLMASSTSLLTIFISFELMAVTTYVLVAYFKSDRRSNEAAMKYFLLGIFSSGVFLYGMSLIYGLTGETNLEKIAAAISKLPAELLSGFVATAGMIFIAAGLLFKIAAVPFHMWCPDAYEGAPSSVTAFMSVGPKAATFAIFARIFHDGLGGLRGDLTGGTPGWIGLLVVISALTMTWGNLAALTQTNAKRLMAYSSISHAGYLLLGLIAGNRTGYTGLVIYLLVYVFMNLGAWGVIIAQRRADIPGELVDNFNGLIHRHPAMAVMMTIFLLSLTGIPPTAGFIGKYYLFAGLIETGNRWLVILAVIAVLNTAVSLYYYARFIKAMFMGQATEKEPLALSTSLHTALVAATVLVLLIGVYPKPFITFTETAARQLLGL